From Selenomonas ruminantium AC2024, a single genomic window includes:
- a CDS encoding nucleoside kinase, which translates to MATVELRELAEAAQKDYASEIVAGLVNNEIRDLQSEVDMSSEVSFIELNSSRGWRIYRRTVMFVLFTVVHEMYPSAEVVAQFSANKGIFCEIRHFGIGINEDIVHNIESRMLEIIAEDLPIIKMKMDKEQAIKIFKNNRQIEKANLISSLKMDKVSLYQCGEFYDYLYGVMLGHTGSLGKFALDVEAGGILLRIPDMDTGGAVRERIPQPKLSQILAESRQWAQALQCNFVPDLNRINRHGEIGELIRVSEALQEKRISQIADHIAEQKGSLRLILIAGPSSSGKTSFAQRLRVQLRAAQLMPVSISLDDYFVDRENTPRKPNGEYDYECIEALDVELFNEHMLALLAGEEVVLPTYNFLTGCREWDESKRLAVTREQPIIVEGIHGLNEKLSEYVPHSRKYKIYISALTQLNIDAHNRISTTDARLMRRLVRDYQFRGAGALKTLKQWPAVREGEEINIFPYQEEADVMFNSALIYELGILKRYAEPLLQMVPRDIPERAEAKRLLDILQYFDAITAEDDVPNNSLLREFIGKSVFFK; encoded by the coding sequence ATGGCAACAGTCGAACTAAGAGAACTGGCAGAGGCGGCGCAAAAGGATTACGCCAGCGAAATTGTGGCAGGACTCGTCAACAACGAAATCCGGGATTTGCAAAGCGAAGTTGACATGTCAAGTGAGGTTTCCTTTATCGAACTCAACAGCAGCCGGGGATGGCGGATTTATCGGCGCACGGTGATGTTTGTGCTCTTTACCGTCGTGCATGAGATGTATCCGTCGGCAGAGGTTGTGGCACAGTTCAGCGCCAATAAGGGGATTTTTTGTGAGATTCGTCATTTCGGTATCGGGATAAATGAAGATATTGTACACAATATCGAAAGCCGCATGCTGGAGATTATCGCCGAGGATTTGCCCATCATCAAGATGAAGATGGACAAGGAGCAGGCTATAAAAATTTTTAAGAACAATCGCCAGATAGAAAAGGCCAATCTGATTTCCTCGTTGAAGATGGATAAGGTGAGTCTCTATCAGTGCGGTGAGTTTTACGATTATCTTTACGGGGTTATGCTGGGCCATACGGGAAGTTTGGGGAAATTTGCCTTGGATGTGGAAGCGGGGGGGATTTTGCTGCGCATTCCTGATATGGATACCGGCGGAGCGGTGCGGGAACGCATTCCTCAGCCCAAACTCAGCCAGATTCTCGCTGAATCCCGGCAGTGGGCACAGGCCCTGCAGTGCAACTTTGTGCCGGACCTTAACCGCATCAACCGCCATGGCGAAATCGGTGAGCTTATCCGGGTATCGGAGGCTTTGCAGGAAAAGCGCATATCGCAGATTGCCGACCATATCGCGGAGCAAAAAGGCAGCCTGCGCTTGATTTTGATTGCCGGTCCATCCTCGTCGGGCAAGACCTCCTTTGCCCAGCGTCTGCGGGTGCAGCTGCGGGCGGCTCAGTTGATGCCCGTGTCCATTTCTTTGGATGATTATTTTGTCGATCGGGAGAATACGCCCCGCAAGCCCAATGGGGAATACGATTACGAGTGCATTGAAGCGTTGGACGTGGAGCTTTTCAACGAGCATATGCTGGCTTTGCTGGCGGGCGAGGAAGTCGTTCTGCCTACTTATAACTTCCTGACCGGATGCCGGGAGTGGGATGAGAGCAAACGGCTGGCGGTGACCAGGGAGCAGCCCATCATTGTCGAGGGGATTCACGGGCTCAATGAAAAACTCAGTGAATATGTGCCCCATAGCCGCAAGTACAAGATATACATCAGCGCGCTGACCCAGCTCAATATCGATGCCCATAACCGCATCTCTACGACGGACGCCCGTTTGATGCGGCGGCTGGTGCGGGATTATCAGTTCCGCGGCGCTGGGGCCTTAAAGACCCTCAAACAATGGCCGGCTGTGCGGGAAGGGGAGGAAATCAATATCTTCCCTTATCAGGAAGAAGCCGATGTGATGTTCAACTCCGCGCTTATCTACGAACTGGGCATTTTGAAGCGCTATGCCGAACCGCTGCTGCAGATGGTACCACGCGATATCCCGGAGCGGGCGGAAGCCAAACGCCTCTTGGATATCTTGCAGTATTTTGACGCCATCACCGCTGAAGATGATGTGCCCAATAACTCTTTGCTGCGGGAATTTATTGGCAAATCCGTGTTCTTTAAGTAA
- a CDS encoding anaerobic C4-dicarboxylate transporter, giving the protein MEMLLGLVVLLACLIFGVRHGGIGLAVISGIGLIIFTFVFHYKPGSPPISVMLTILAVVTCAGFLQTSGGLTVMLKYAEKFLRDNPKHVTIFAPLTTWFLTVLCGTGHVVYTMFPIIYDIAIKQNIRPERPMAVASVASQMAICASPVSVAVVSILAFFAQHDYNYSVLQILAVSIPATGFGVFCAALWSQYRGKELEKDERFQEFIKDPENYNYVYGDSESLVDKELPKSYYHAMYIFFVGILVIACLGNFQTLLPQFPDAKGVMKAISMTDVIQMVMLFVAAMILIVCKVKAKDVGNSQVFRSGIVALVSVYGVAWMASTYFNAHMTFLKAGLGAAVTAYPWAYAIIAFLTSKLVNSQAAAIAIVVPLALSVGMDPVMIMSFISACYGYFFLPTYPSDLACIGFDRSGTTRIGKYILNHSFMIPGLIGVATGCCMGFVMAHIVM; this is encoded by the coding sequence ATGGAAATGTTATTAGGTCTCGTGGTGCTTCTGGCCTGCTTGATTTTCGGTGTCCGCCATGGCGGTATCGGTCTGGCAGTTATCAGTGGCATTGGTCTCATCATTTTTACGTTTGTATTCCATTACAAACCAGGTTCACCACCGATTTCTGTTATGCTTACAATTTTAGCGGTGGTTACCTGCGCCGGTTTCTTACAGACTTCCGGCGGTCTTACGGTTATGTTGAAGTACGCAGAGAAATTCCTGCGCGACAATCCAAAGCATGTTACAATTTTTGCTCCGCTTACCACTTGGTTCCTAACGGTACTCTGTGGTACTGGTCATGTGGTTTATACCATGTTCCCGATTATCTATGATATCGCAATCAAGCAGAACATTCGTCCGGAGCGTCCAATGGCGGTAGCTTCGGTGGCATCCCAGATGGCTATCTGTGCTTCCCCTGTATCGGTAGCTGTTGTATCAATTCTTGCTTTCTTTGCTCAGCACGACTATAATTATTCGGTACTTCAAATTCTTGCAGTATCCATTCCGGCTACCGGGTTTGGTGTGTTCTGCGCAGCTTTATGGTCCCAATATCGTGGTAAGGAGTTAGAGAAGGACGAACGGTTCCAGGAATTTATTAAGGATCCAGAAAATTATAATTATGTTTATGGAGACAGTGAATCCTTAGTGGACAAGGAGCTGCCAAAGTCTTATTATCATGCCATGTATATTTTCTTTGTGGGCATTTTAGTTATTGCTTGCTTGGGGAATTTCCAGACGTTATTGCCACAATTTCCTGATGCAAAAGGTGTTATGAAGGCAATTTCAATGACAGATGTTATTCAGATGGTTATGTTGTTTGTAGCAGCTATGATTTTGATTGTTTGTAAGGTTAAAGCCAAAGATGTAGGCAACAGTCAGGTATTCCGTTCTGGTATTGTGGCGCTAGTATCAGTATATGGTGTTGCTTGGATGGCCAGCACGTACTTCAATGCACATATGACGTTCCTTAAGGCGGGACTCGGTGCTGCTGTAACGGCTTATCCCTGGGCTTATGCCATCATCGCCTTCCTGACTTCTAAGCTGGTTAACTCTCAGGCAGCAGCTATCGCCATCGTTGTGCCGCTGGCTCTGTCTGTAGGCATGGATCCGGTGATGATCATGTCCTTTATCTCCGCTTGCTATGGTTACTTCTTCCTGCCGACTTATCCCTCCGACTTGGCCTGCATCGGG
- a CDS encoding alanine/glycine:cation symporter family protein gives MELLNSVVDGINTLLWSYVLIIVLVGCGIYFTLSTKFVQLRMLPEMLRLLTEGIGAKTEGGAISSFQAFCVSTASRVGVGNIAGVAIAIVTGGPGAVFWMWVIAFIGSATGFVESTLAQIYKIQRPDGSFHGGPAYYIKNALHQSGVAKLFAVLLAVTFGLIYNSVQANTIALSAATAFNVPQYVTAGVLAFFTGLVICGGVQRIAQVTEFLVPIMAGLYILVAIIITIINIDKVPAMFALIFHDAFSPQAAVGGGLGSAILTGVKRGLFSNEAGEGSVPNAAATADVSHPIKQGLIQAFGVYVDTWLVCSATAFIVLLTGQYTIGGELTGIALAQASLASIFGASAPAAVSFMILMFAFSSIVGNYYYGEINIAFFEAKGKMGLFLFRALVIGMVVFGSMAELSLVWNLADLFMGLLCLTNLYAISRLYKYAKVTFNSYLEQKRQGIAEPVFDPAILPDEHGIHAWGVDKD, from the coding sequence ATGGAATTATTAAACTCTGTTGTGGATGGCATTAATACCTTACTCTGGTCTTATGTGCTCATCATCGTCCTCGTAGGCTGCGGTATTTACTTCACCCTGTCTACGAAATTTGTCCAGCTGCGGATGCTGCCGGAAATGCTGCGCCTGCTGACGGAAGGCATCGGCGCAAAAACCGAGGGTGGCGCTATCAGCTCCTTCCAGGCATTCTGTGTCAGTACTGCGTCCCGCGTAGGTGTGGGCAATATCGCTGGCGTGGCCATTGCCATTGTCACCGGTGGCCCTGGCGCCGTGTTCTGGATGTGGGTTATCGCCTTTATCGGCAGTGCCACGGGTTTTGTGGAGAGCACCCTGGCACAGATTTACAAGATTCAGCGTCCCGATGGTTCCTTCCACGGCGGCCCGGCTTACTACATCAAAAATGCCCTGCATCAGTCCGGTGTGGCTAAGCTCTTTGCCGTACTTTTGGCGGTAACCTTCGGCCTTATCTACAACTCCGTACAGGCCAACACGATTGCCCTGTCCGCAGCTACCGCCTTCAATGTACCTCAGTACGTAACGGCGGGCGTGCTGGCCTTCTTTACCGGCCTTGTCATCTGCGGCGGCGTACAGCGCATCGCTCAGGTTACGGAATTTCTCGTGCCCATCATGGCAGGTCTTTACATTCTCGTAGCCATCATCATCACCATCATCAACATCGACAAAGTCCCGGCCATGTTCGCCCTGATTTTCCACGATGCTTTCTCGCCGCAGGCTGCTGTAGGCGGCGGTCTTGGGTCTGCCATTCTCACGGGTGTGAAACGCGGCCTGTTCTCCAACGAAGCCGGTGAAGGTTCCGTGCCGAATGCTGCCGCTACTGCAGATGTCAGCCATCCGATTAAACAGGGTCTTATTCAGGCCTTCGGCGTTTATGTGGATACCTGGCTGGTATGTTCTGCTACGGCCTTTATCGTACTGCTGACAGGCCAGTACACGATTGGCGGCGAACTGACGGGTATTGCACTGGCGCAGGCCTCTCTGGCCAGCATCTTCGGCGCTTCCGCTCCTGCTGCTGTTTCCTTCATGATTCTCATGTTCGCCTTCAGCTCCATCGTAGGCAACTACTACTACGGCGAAATCAATATCGCCTTCTTTGAAGCCAAAGGCAAAATGGGTCTGTTCCTCTTCCGTGCACTGGTTATCGGTATGGTAGTCTTTGGCAGCATGGCAGAACTTTCTCTGGTCTGGAACCTGGCCGACCTCTTCATGGGTCTCCTGTGCCTCACCAACCTCTACGCCATCAGCCGCCTGTACAAATATGCCAAGGTAACCTTTAACAGCTACCTCGAACAGAAACGTCAGGGCATTGCCGAACCGGTCTTTGACCCGGCCATTCTGCCTGACGAACACGGCATCCACGCCTGGGGCGTAGACAAAGATTAA